One Arachis hypogaea cultivar Tifrunner chromosome 18, arahy.Tifrunner.gnm2.J5K5, whole genome shotgun sequence genomic window, TGATCTTAGAGCATGAGCTGCTGCACAATACTCATAAAACAGCCGAAGGAACACTGATTTTATTAGATTCAAAAGTACTACAAGTTGTTGTATGGTGCCGAAGTGGGCATCTTCCGCAAACCGGTTCCTTCGTGAGTCACAACGGCTTTGTTGGATAGCCTTCGCTTGTACCGTTTGAGAACAGATGCCAGGTTTTCCTTCCCTTTTGGGAAAGCCACATCCCCGGCTGCAGTTCCTGTACGTCCTTTCCGTGAAGAGATCGCCATCTCCACATCCTTGATCAGGTCAAGAAGCGTCGATGCTGTTGTGCATTTTCCGCGGCCTGGTTTCGAAGTAGGGGGCAGCATCATCCCGTTAGAAAGTGGGGGGCTGGACTTCTGTTGATGTGATGCTGGAACTTGAAGGCAAAAGCATGGGACCAAAGGACCGCGAGGCTTCGAAAATGCAGGATCAACAATGCCCTGCTCAAAGCACCAAAAAAGAATGTTAGTGGCATGGAGAAAATTATAAGCAGCGATGAAgacataaaaagaaaaagttgatgACACTGCAAAGGACGCCCACAATATCATGTCTACATTACCGATGACTGAAAAAAGTATAACATGTACAAGCAATTTATCAATATGATCAATCAACGATGATCGAATGAACCATAGATGCATTTCtatctcttttttattatttatttttcgccGAAGAGAGGGAAGAGACATCATCGCAACAACTAGATCCACTTAATTTTCAAATGTGAATGAAGAAAGCAGCTGAAATATGTTTAGATTACTCGAGAACATGCAAACACGTCAAGACATTTACCTGGAGGCGATTGAGAACATAGGTGTATTTTCCCCAAAGCTCTGGCCGGCTCTCCATAAGAGAGAAATTTAGAATTCGATGGATACACCACACCCCAAAGCTTATTATTAATTCTGATCTCCATATACATCCCTCCCCACAGTTAGGAACCGAGGACACCAACAAAGTAGAGGAATTCGCCTCATTATTCTTCATCAAAGAACCAGATTTCCTATCAGAAGAACATTTATGAGCTTCACCCACATGGTTTCCCGGATTCATTTCCCTAGTCTCAATTTCATAAACAAATTTCTCCCTTGCAGCTACACGATCAATCAGATCCTCATCAACTCCATCGTTCTGGCTAAACAGCCAATCTGACCCCTCCAATTTTAAGAGCTTCACAATGCATAGTCTAAAAGACTGAAGAAGTTTTCTCTCAATATCCACAAATGCAGTACTTTCTTGGGGAATATTATTAGGCCTACTTCCGACACCTTCCATTCCACCGTTATGAATTTTATCAGCTACCCCAAATTGCTCAAAAGGCTGCCTAGACCAGAGGGATGCAGTATCAAAACCAGAACTCAGCTGTGAAGAGAGTGCCTCTCTATAGACTTTTGATGGGGACAGTTCATCAAAAGCCAAAGGAGCACCAGCTCTTGATTCAGAATTTGAGTATAATGACGGTTCATAAGATGTCCTACTTGCAGAAGATCCATAGCCCACGGAACCATCCCATGGAGCATTCTTACTGGCTGCATAACCAGCCCTGTGAGGGATGCCATATCCAGAAATGTCCGGCAAGCTGTGGTATTTCTTAGCATTACCTGAACCGACCATGTTGACTGCAGGTCCAGAAGATGAATAATCATAACAGATCCTCTCAGATTGTAATTGGCTATTTCTAGAGGCAGCTACATTATGGAACCCTGGCGGTTGGCCCACACCTAAACCGTTACTGTGCAACTTCTTCGCCAAAGCATATGCAACTGAATCCCTGTAGTTCGTATTAGCTATGGAAGCGGCTTTCAATTGTGGCAACTCCATTGGACCATTTAAGTTATCCAAATTTCTCCCTTTATCAACCCGGCTAAGATAGGATGGAGTTTGATAGCCATGTATTGTTGCTGGCTGATAATCCCAAGACTCAGATGAAGGCAAATTACGCACACTGGAATAGCGTCTCTCGCCAGAATCACCAGATGAAGGCAAATTACGCACACTGGAATAGTGTCTCTCACCAGACTCGAGGAGATTGCGGCCAGAGTTCTGTACATACGCATCTAATAATTGCATGGAATTCGCATGCATTGAAGAACTCCTTTGAATACCATATGAAGACTCCAAGCTACTTTGCATCCTACGCTGATCGGAGGTGTCATATGGACTGGAGTTGAGTACACTATTGGAACGGCTACCTCCAACAGATGCTAAATAATCAGGATATTCCTTTCCAAAGGAATCTATTTTCTGCATGGAACCAGTGAGCCTTGAATCTGATCCCATTGCTATCAAAACATCCAGCTTCTTTGCCCTTGCTTCTGTGGTTGCTTGCCCATGGAAATCATAAAGTTGCCCCCAAAATTCATCAAGAATAGCAGCTAGCTGACGTCTTGCTGCACGCCCTAAGCCTGCTAATTTTGAGAGACTTCCAATGCTATTCCCACCTTCTTCACTCTTCCCACTAAAACTCCTGAATGACGGAGGGCCATCTGATGTTGTAGATAACGGACTTGCGGAGACCACTTTGGATGATTCTTCATTTTCCCATGagtctccatcatcatcatcatcccttTCAGCAGTCGAATCTTCCCCAACCTCCTCAACTGGGGCATTACTTTCTATTTTTATAGTTTCAGTATCTTCCATTCTAAAAACAGAAGTGTCATCAGTTACCATTGATACTGCTTCTGACTCTGATTTGTAAGCCAACTCCTTAGTAAGAGCTTTAGGAGAACTAGGAAATGAAGTAATAGATTGACTCTCCTTTACAGCAGTCACATGGAGATCAGGCTCCAGTACAGTTTCAGGTAAAGTAGAATGAACCGGTACATCTGTGTAGTCCAAGGTCCTTGCTGGAGCTGGGGTTGGCTCCCTCAGCCGAGCACCTGCATCTCCATGATACCTTGTTTCAGCAACATTTGATTCCTCACCAACGACAAATGGATTTGGCACAGCCTCTGGCACATCTAAGTTCCATGCCTGAGCATCTAATTGGACACTGGCAGATCTTAACGGAGTGGCAGCCAACCATACCATTAAACTTAATGATGCAAAAGCAATGGTAAGAATAAATAAATACGAAAGAGACATACCACCCCCTGCATTCCATCTCAAATCACCCACCCAATCACTACCGCCAAACATCATTTCAACAACAAAGACAATATTCAAGCCAAGCATACCAATAAATATGATCAGTGCCAAAAGTTCCTCAAACTGAGACATCTTGTGTAAACCCATTATTGATCTAGACGTAGCAACTCGGAAAAGGGGGATCACAGAAGATGGAAGTTGCAGAGCGACCAAAACCTGAGTGAATATAAGTAGCTGGTACAATCCTTCAGCTCCTGAACTCCAAACACAATAAAGTGCAGGCAGAACAGCAATCACTCTAATTGTAGCATAATGAAGCCAACCTGGAATATCCAATTTTAGGAAACTCTGCACAACTACTTCTCcaccaaaaccccaatttaatGCTGTCATTTGATTGGAAagaaacaaaatgagaaaaaaaacagACAGAGCTACCGGGTTACGCAACACCTGCAACAAGAATATTCAAATTATATTCGTTAAGAATGTGCAGATAACAGGATGCTTGCTGTAGGTAAATATTCTGAAGTAAACGAACCTGTTCCATTGGTGATAATGCATCCTGAAAAGTAAGCAAAACAAGGCCCATAGCGTGGAACTCATTTGCTGAGGTGCTCATCAAAGCATTATTTACCAAATAAAGACAACTGAAGACACATAAGATAGCCCAAAAATGGTTATGACATAAGGCATCCTTAGAAATGTTTGTTGGTCCCTGATGCCACTGCAGAAAAGTAAACGTCAATTCAGATTGGCAAAACTAATAACTGCTAACAATATGACGTTGAACATGATGCACAATATTCCCCCCACACCTAAGCAACATAAAACTTCGTCAAGAAAGCTCTACCTTAACCAGGAGACTGCCATATGGCTTATAAGAAACATAATTGGGAACAACATCTAAATTCTGCATGCAAAGACCAATACCTTCAGAATTAGCAATacattttttccttctttcttttgacATGTAGCAAGCAATAAGATCATTTCTTCTCCGAGAAATTACtgattaatattcttttttctttctttcttttttttttttttttttttgataaaaaaagaaattcatTAAAATGAGGAGAAGCAAAATACAAAAAGTGGGGATAAGAGATCCTctacacaaaagaaaatagatgctAGGCATCTAATCCTATCCCATAATACTTGCTTGTTAGGAAGTAAGGGTATTTTTGGAAATCCtgttagagagagaaagaaaaaggactATAAGAAGGAGAACGAGTACTAAAGTGCATTTCTTATAGACACACACACATAATGATACCAGAAACATCCTTCTAATATGGATGGATCAAACTACActgtaaaaatatcaaataaaaccCCTCTGAAAACAGAAGCTACAAGGTAAGTAACATTGTTTAGATGAATCATTGGCTCCGACAGTAACATTGTTAAAGAGAAACTATAGTTAATGCACCTTCTGTTAGAACAATGCCAGCAAGTCTAGAATCAGATCAtggtactaataaaaataataataagtcaAGTCAATATAAGAGCCTATTTTGTGAATGACTTCAACATCAAAAATAGATCTAGCAATTAAGATGCAGTTTCATTTTAAGTTAATTCCTGCTGTATGTCTACCAATGAGCCAACTTCCAAACATGTAAATATCAATCTAAACTCTAAAGCACTGCTGTAATTGCATTTATTTCCCCTCATACGGATACTATTAACCAAATATCGTAACCATACATGACAAAACAAAGACAATGTAATTTGAGGGGCAAGAACAAGCAGTCAAAACACATTTTGCTTTTGACCATTCAAATTAGCAAACGTTTAAACATTGACCAACATAATGTTCAAAAATTCACTAGATAATGCATGAGGATGTAACATTAGTGAGATAAAGTCTAAAGGACTCAAAATTCAACAATTTTGTCATAGGTTTGGAAACACATTAACTAATGGCCAGCACTGCCTAAAGTGCTTATCTCCTTAGGCGTAAGATTCACTGAAGATAAGACATCTACAGTGGGGAGGTGATTGTCTCTCAAGCCCACTATCCTATTACAAGAGGCAGATATTTCatatatatcaaaaaaaaaaaaaaaaaaacaagaggtCCAAATATCTCCACGGGTATGGTAGAATGAGAGGGAAACATACCTGTACAATTGAGGAATGAAGGTAAAAGTTGTGAGGCACAAGAGTTGCTCCCAGAAGACTCATTAGCACAAAGGCGCTCTCCCCGCTCAGCTTTATTTGTATTCCATTCACAGATAATGGATTTTCTGGTCGGTTAATAAGTAACCCAAGTACAACAAGAACTAAGACAAAGCCTGCTATATATTGGCCTAGGATCTTGGCCTTCTCAATGTCCTAGGCAAAGAGAAACTAGTAAATACAATTGATTAACAAAGGTTGGTAAGGACACAAGGAATAATACTTACAAGGAGGACAGCAAGAAGTAGATGAAACACAGCGCCAGTGGCAGCAAGAAAAACACAAGTAAACAAATCCCACCCAAAAATAAGATTTAATCCTTGTGCCATTCCCAAGATCTTGCAAAACAGGTAAAATAATAGTTTCAGGTCAATGAACTTCTTTGCTGAACCAACCGTTATGTAAAAGGTTAATCTTGGGTAAGAATATTACCATGTTAAGGTCTAGCATAATCACTGAAAGCTCTGCTTGAACCCCAAGAAGCATGCATGTCCCTGTATCATACTCGTCGCTGCaaatcttttgagaaagaaaGTAAAGTTACTCTACATGGAACGTACCCTAAGTGTCCACATGATGTTTAATATGAACTTGCCCAAGTAAGCATGCATGCATGACCTTGCTCATATTAGGCTTGTCTTAGAGAATGTATTGAAAAAAAAGGAGCTCGTGGAGGAAACAAGTCTTATGTTTAGGTTCAATTCCTCTTGAAAGTGACATATAATGACAGCCTTCAAAGTTAAAATTTCCAAACATTTAGCTATACTTTTTACAGGTGTTAACCAGCATGGTGTTGCACTAATAagcataaaattaaacaaataagtcGTTCAGAAAAAAGTTAATTTCAGGCTATAAAGCAGTGCAGCTGCAGAAACTTCCAAAATAAAAGCTGAACAACATCAAAGAATTAGAATAGTTTTTAAAAACCCCAAAGAGGATGAAAGGAAACCTGAGCAAGATCTCTTCCAGTGACTAGACCAATCCTTGCAGATATATACTGACAGAAGATAGCAGCAAGATTGAAAATTAGCATAAAAGCCATCAGATCAAACCCAAAACGTGCACCACCTTCAACAGTTGCCACCCACTTTCCAGGGTCAACATATCCTATTGAAATCAAAAGCACAGGTATAACAGCAGGAAGCGACCGATGAAGGAAGCCATGCTGCTGGTTAGCATTCAATCTCCCTGCTTCCATTTTACTCTCTGATATCGTAACACCAACAATAAGGCGACCGCAAAAAAGGCAATACTCAGAGGAATGCTATCAAGTAGCGAAAACACTCACTGCACCAATGATAATCATATAACTGCAACTTAACTATATTCATATGGAAAGACGTCATCGCCTACATGATAACGATCAATGCGGTAGCAGCTTCACATATAAACTACAACCAGCCAGCTGATACATTGATTTGCAAACAATTCACCAAAGTGGATAATCCTTATATCCCTGCCGTTGGCCTAAATTATTTAGACAAAAGCTAATCATCATCCAATACATATTTAGTTAGTGTTCCAGATCAAGTCAACCCTGATATACAAtcacaaaaatattttacaaCACCCCCAAATAAATATTTCATTCATGAACTCATCATGACCAAAAGTGAATCCAGTTCGCAACAAAGCTGACAAAGAAAAGACCCACAGATAAATTCAATCACTTCCTCTTCAATCTGCTTGAATCCTGCATCAAATTGATTCAAAAACAGCATTATTACcgtaattaaaaaatgaaataaaaaataaagaataggtGCAAAACAGAGGAATAAACCCAGCAACGAAGAAAGCATCCTCGTCACGATTTTATTACATTAAAGGTTCCAGGAATGCAAAGCACAAAGTGACACTAATGCGTTTTGACCCCCCAACAAAGTGTcaacaaatttaaaaagaaaaaaggaagaaaaaaaaaagaaaagagaaggatgcAACGAAATCTATATGAAGAATTAGCCCCCCAAATAAGCACGTCAGAATCATAGCAAAAAATCTTGCAGCATCGAAGCAGAGTAAGAACAATTAAAACCAACAAAATATAACAGCAGAGAATCAGAGAGTTAtcagctccaaaaaatctaaaatgaataaatgaagaaagagaaaggggATAAAAACAAAACCCTACAGTGGAAAAAGCTCAAAAGCAGctcaagtttttgaaaaagataagaacgaAAAGGGGAACGTAGACTTGGATCTGATGAAGCAGGTGATAGAAGAAAACAGTTGCACAAATTTCAAGGGTTCGTATATAGTTAACTAGTTAGTTAGGGTTCTGAAGAGAggaaaatctataccctcttcttcagcttcttcttctctttttttctcttgtcTCAATTTCAAGCGCTCTCTTCTTTCTATCTGTATCTATTTACTCCTACGAAGTAGATCTCACTCACTCCCACGAGACCATCGCCATCGCATAATTGTGATTgtgattattatatatattaatatattattgtaATTGTACAAATTATAGTAATTGGAAATTGGATAATTATTCTAAACTTTAAATAAATTGTtcgtatttataaaatattttttttgtattagtcTCTATAAAAAAATTTTCCGTTTTTGATATCTtatagaattgaattgaatttaaacTTGTCTATAAGTTTATCATGATTATTTAATACTTCAATTGACAATGTTATAAAATACGAAGTTATTTATGGATGATGATGTCATCCGAGTAGAAAGATTTTTGGGGCAAGCTTCAATACCAAaatggaagagagagagagagagagagagagtatttcaAAAGGAgggtaaaaactaaaaactaaaaaggcTCAATAAAAGGACTCGAGTTTACCATTTtggccttttctttttctttctgcgCGTGTTTATTTAATCAAGTAACGTcatattaattacaaaattattaaacatGGAAAGTTTCTAAAAAGAGAAGCAtaaattattaaagtaataattaagaatttatataattgatgaatataattttaaaatatataaataatattttttaatttaaaaatataataaaaataaaaaaatattttttaatatttatattaaaggATGAGACGCATGCATGTAGATCTTTgtgagattttttttaaataaataaattaaatattttatttaccaatataaatagtttataatttatttattaatttgtgttcatttatttatttcgtttaccatttacagtataaacaagatataaata contains:
- the LOC112769155 gene encoding ethylene-insensitive protein 2.2 — protein: MEAGRLNANQQHGFLHRSLPAVIPVLLISIGYVDPGKWVATVEGGARFGFDLMAFMLIFNLAAIFCQYISARIGLVTGRDLAQICSDEYDTGTCMLLGVQAELSVIMLDLNMILGMAQGLNLIFGWDLFTCVFLAATGAVFHLLLAVLLDIEKAKILGQYIAGFVLVLVVLGLLINRPENPLSVNGIQIKLSGESAFVLMSLLGATLVPHNFYLHSSIVQWHQGPTNISKDALCHNHFWAILCVFSCLYLVNNALMSTSANEFHAMGLVLLTFQDALSPMEQVLRNPVALSVFFLILFLSNQMTALNWGFGGEVVVQSFLKLDIPGWLHYATIRVIAVLPALYCVWSSGAEGLYQLLIFTQVLVALQLPSSVIPLFRVATSRSIMGLHKMSQFEELLALIIFIGMLGLNIVFVVEMMFGGSDWVGDLRWNAGGGMSLSYLFILTIAFASLSLMVWLAATPLRSASVQLDAQAWNLDVPEAVPNPFVVGEESNVAETRYHGDAGARLREPTPAPARTLDYTDVPVHSTLPETVLEPDLHVTAVKESQSITSFPSSPKALTKELAYKSESEAVSMVTDDTSVFRMEDTETIKIESNAPVEEVGEDSTAERDDDDDGDSWENEESSKVVSASPLSTTSDGPPSFRSFSGKSEEGGNSIGSLSKLAGLGRAARRQLAAILDEFWGQLYDFHGQATTEARAKKLDVLIAMGSDSRLTGSMQKIDSFGKEYPDYLASVGGSRSNSVLNSSPYDTSDQRRMQSSLESSYGIQRSSSMHANSMQLLDAYVQNSGRNLLESGERHYSSVRNLPSSGDSGERRYSSVRNLPSSESWDYQPATIHGYQTPSYLSRVDKGRNLDNLNGPMELPQLKAASIANTNYRDSVAYALAKKLHSNGLGVGQPPGFHNVAASRNSQLQSERICYDYSSSGPAVNMVGSGNAKKYHSLPDISGYGIPHRAGYAASKNAPWDGSVGYGSSASRTSYEPSLYSNSESRAGAPLAFDELSPSKVYREALSSQLSSGFDTASLWSRQPFEQFGVADKIHNGGMEGVGSRPNNIPQESTAFVDIERKLLQSFRLCIVKLLKLEGSDWLFSQNDGVDEDLIDRVAAREKFVYEIETREMNPGNHVGEAHKCSSDRKSGSLMKNNEANSSTLLVSSVPNCGEGCIWRSELIISFGVWCIHRILNFSLMESRPELWGKYTYVLNRLQGIVDPAFSKPRGPLVPCFCLQVPASHQQKSSPPLSNGMMLPPTSKPGRGKCTTASTLLDLIKDVEMAISSRKGRTGTAAGDVAFPKGKENLASVLKRYKRRLSNKAVVTHEGTGLRKMPTSAPYNNL